A window of Nitratireductor kimnyeongensis genomic DNA:
AGTCGCAGAGGCTGTCTTCTGGCTTTCGAACTGGATGTGTTCGGCGGAGCGTTGGAGACGACTGCCAGCATGCATGTGCAGAGGATTCCCAATCACGATTGGCTGGGAGAACGGTAAGGCAATCGGCGCCACCCGCGACCTGACATGACCGAGCACCGCAATCGACAAACCAACGAGATTATAGATTATTGGGTGCCCAAAATTTGGGGAGTGTCCGTGAAATGTGTTGGTCGGCTCTGCACGACGAATCAGTGACTTGGGCGAAGGTCGCTGACATTTCGCGAGTCCGCCATGCTGTTGTCCGGGCGCGAGGAGCGGGGAGGTCAGCGCTCTGGCAGGTAATGGGCCAGGAACATGTCCGTGCAGTCAGCGATAACGGCATCCGGGTCGACCTCGGTATCCGCCCCCATCAGGAACCGCGGCCAAACCAGGAAGTGCTTCACCATCGACAGCAGCTGGCCCGCGGCAAAGCCGGGCTCTGCCTCTCGCAAGGCGCCCGCCTGCATCGCCTCACCGATCAGCCCCGAGATCGGGCCGTCCTGCATCGCCGCCTTGGCGAAAAAGGCTTGCGCCAGTTCCTGATCGCGCAAGAGCTCCGACATGACCAGCCGATTCAGGCCCATATATTGCTCACCGGTCAGATGGCCGACATAGGCCCGCACCGCCCCGATCAATTGCTCGCGCAGCCGTGCGTCAGGCCGATAGCGCAGCTTAGGCATGGCCGCGATCTCCTCCAGCAGGATGTCGGTGATCGCGGCAAACAGCAGCTCCTTGCTCGCGAAATGCTTGTAAAGCGTGCGTTTCGACACCTCGGCGAGATCCGCAATCCGGTTCACGCGCGCGGCCGGGAAGCCCTGCTCGCGAAACTCCTGGACTGCGGCATCCAAAATATTTTTTCTTTTTTTATCAGTCAGTTTCATCGTTTTCGGCCCTGCGCGTCAGAATTTTGTAAACACAAAGGTTTACATTTTCCGCTGGCTTCACATATGTAAACAGCGAAGTTTACAAAAGCAAGCGCCGCAGCGCCATAGGATACACCGATGAAACATACCCGGTTCGGACCCAAGGGCTGGACGCCCGAGCGCCTCGGCAACCTTGCCGGAAAGACATTTGTCATCACCGGTGCGAATGCCGGTGCGGGCTTCCAGGCGGCGCGCATCCTGCTGAGCAAGGACGCGGAAGTGGTGATGCTGAACCGCAGCGCCGAGAAATCCGCCGCTGCCGTGAAGGAACTGAAACAGGAGTTCGGCGCCGCCGCGCCCGTGCGCTTTGTCCGCATGGACCTTGCGGAGCAGGCTTCCGTCCGCATGGCGGCTGAGGAGGTGCTGAAGACCACCCCGCGCATCGACGCGCTGATATGCAACGCCGCCATCGCACAGGTGCCGACCCGCAAGCTGACCGCTGACGGCTTCGAGAGCCAGCTCGGCACCAACCATTACGGCCACTTTACCCTGTGCGGGATGCTGTTCGATCGCATCGAGGCAACGAAGGGCCGGATCGTCGTCGTCGCCAGCCTCGGCTACAACATGGGACTGAAGACGATCCGCTTCGACGACATGAACTGGGACAAGGGCTATGGCGCAAACGCCGCCTACAGCCAAAGCAAGCTGGCGCAGATGATGTTTGCCTACGAGCTTCAGGACCGGGCGAAGGCCGCCGGCCGCAACGTCGAGGTCTATGTCTGCCACCCCGGCTCGTCCGCGACTTCGCTGATCTCGACCAGCGGCAGCCGGACGATGCGCCTCGTCTGGTGGCTGATGACCAAGACGCCAATGGTCCAGACCGCCGAACAGGGCGCCTATCCGGAGATCATGTGCGCGACGGAGGCGGCGCTTACCGAGCAGCGTGCGCTCTACGGTCCCACTGGGGCCCGGGAGTTCGTCGGCCCGGTCGGCCGCGGCACACTGAACGCCCACGCTCACGACAAGCCGGTCATGGTCGGGCTGTGGGAGCGGTCCGAGAAGGACACCGGGTTCTGCTGGGGCCTGTAAGGACTTCGTAATCCTGCCGACCCCGGACAGGGCAACTGATGAGGGCCGGGACCACAATGGGACGTCGCGATAGCGGCATCTTGGCGTTGGAATGCAGAACGTCATTGTTTCGAACATGCCAACACGCAGGCATCGGCTTTTGTCCCGGCCTGATGTTCGAGATCGAGTTGCGATCATTCTCGAAGCGCTTCTACCGCGGCGATCATGCCTGGTGAACACACGCATCGCCGAAACGAATGTCGCGCGGCTGCGCCGGATGACCTGTGAGCTTCTGCGGGGATTGTACTGTCCGAGACGTCCATAGGGGCTGGTCACCCCGGATCATAAGTTGTATGCGCTCGGCTCAACCAAAGCAGGGAACGCGGCTGGATTGCCAGTTGTACGTGTCAGCATGAACGCAAGTTTGCGGACAGACGAGAGCTGGATGGTTCGGTCTCAGGTTTCACACCGGTTGACCCCAGGCAGGTGGCATTCGCGCCAGCCTGGCTTTGTATGGCAGGCCGGCAATGCCTTGCTTATTGTTGTGTGAATGGGATCGGTGCGGATGACCTTGATTGAAATGCTCAAAGGGGCGCGCGAGGAGATCGCATCGGGCTTTCGGCGCTATCCGGTCTGGGTGGCCCTGGCCCGCGAGAGCATTGGCGATCAGCATCGCAGAACCACCCTGGGCCCGCTCTGGCTTGTGCTGAACTATTTTCTCTTCGCCGGCGCCTTTGTGGTCGTGTTCGGCCATAGCAACCAGATCGAGAATTTTCCGGCCTATGTGGCGACCGGGCTTTATGTCTGGCTGCTGATGTCGGAGGCCATCAACATGGCCGTGCCGCTTTTTCGGCGGGAAGCCAACTACATCCAGGGGACGACGCTGCCGCTGTTCGTCTATGTGATGCGCCTTGCGATGCAGACGGTGATTCGCGGTGCCTATTCCGGTGCGGGCTGGATCGTGCTCATGTTGTTTCTCGTCCAGCCCTCACTGGAGCAATGGCTGATGGCCTTTGCCGGGCTGGCCGTCATCGTGCTGGCGCTGCCGGCCGTCATCACGGTTTTTGCCCTGCTGGGCGCCTTTTTCCCGGATTTCGAGTTCATAACGAGCAATGTGATGCGGGTCGGCATGTTCCTGACGCCGATCTTCTGGATTCACGGCAATGATGGCGGGTTGCGGCAGATGCTTTATGAGTACAATCCCTTCACGCATTTCCTGGCCATTGTCCGCGAACCCATCATCAGCGGGGAGCTGCCGGTGATGGAGCTTGTCCTGTGTCTGGGGATCTCGGCCTTTGCCTGGGTCCTGGCATTCTTCCTGCTGGGGGCGTTGCGCAAGAAAGTGGTGTTTGTCGTATGACGGTTTCGATCAAGGCCCAATCGGTCGGGCTGCGCTATCGCATCCTGCGCCCGCTCACCCTGCGGCCGAAGGACAAGAGGCTTCTGAAAACGGGCGGGACGATCTCCGGCTCCGGCCGCCGCCAGCATGTGCAGGCGCTCGAGGATGTGAGCTTCGAGCTTTCTGCCGGTGACCGGCTGGGGCTTGTGGGCGCCAACGGGGCCGGCAAGACGACCCTGTTGAAAATGCTCTACGGCATCATGGAGCCGACCTCGGGAAGCTTGTCGATCTCGGGCCGTGTCGATGCGCTGTTCAACATCAATCTTGGTTTCAGGCCGGAAGCCACCGGCCGGCGCAACATCGAGCTGCGCGGGCTGATCAATGGCTGGACCCGGCGGCAGATCGAGGAGGCCATGCCGGAGATCATCGAATTCTCCGAGCTTGGCGATTTCATCGACATGCCCTTCAAGTCCTACAGCCAGGGCATGGCCGCGCGGCTGGCCTTCTCCGTGGCAACGACGCTGACACCTGAAATCCTGCTCATGGACGAGTGGATCGGCGCCGGCGACGCGGCCTTTCAGAAAAAGGCCGGCGAGCGGATGAACGCACTGACGGGGCAGGCGGGCATCGTCGTGCTGGCCAGCCACAATGACAAGCTGATCCAGCGGGTCTGCAACAAGGTTCTGGTGCTGGAAAAAGGGCGGGTAAAGAAATTCGCGCCGCTGGAGAAGAAACCCGCCTAGCGTGTAACGCGTCTGCCCGCAACGGCGCGTTGCCCGATGGGTGGTCACGAACAATTTCCGTCTGTAACCCTTGAGATACACGACATGGCGCGATAGGAAAAGCATCGGCTTTACTGCCATGCCCGGCAATGATTCTTTGTGCCGGAAAAACCGTTTCATCTATCAGGGGTAGCAAACGTGGATTTCAGTCAGTACGACCTGGTCATCGTCGGTGCGGGCTTTTTCGGAGCCACCATCGCGGAGCGGGCCGCAAACGAGCTTGGCCGTCGCGTTCTCGTCATCGACCGGCGCGATCACATCGGCGGCAATGCCTACACGCACACCTGCCCGCGCACGGGCATCGAGATCCACAAATATGGCGCGCATCTGTTTCACACGCCCAACAAGGTTGTGTGGGATTATCTGAACCGCTTCACCGCGTTCACGGATTATCGCCACCGCGTTTTCACCTCCTACAAGGGGCAGGCCTATATGATGCCGATCAATCTCGGCACGATCTGCCAGTTTTTCGGCCGCCGGATGAGCCCGGACGAGGCGCGCGCGCTGATCGCGGAGCAGGCAGGCGAGCTGGCCGGCCACGATCCGCAGAATCTCGAGGAAAAGGCAATCTCGCTTATCGGCCGTCCGCTCTACGAGGCGTTCATCCGCGGCTACACGGCCAAGCAATGGCAGACAGACCCGCGCGAGCTGCCGGCGTCGATCATCACCCGGCTGCCGGTGCGCTATACGTTCGACAATCGCTATTTCAACGACACGTATGAAGGCCTGCCGGTGGACGGCTATACGGCGATCTTCGAACGCATGCTCGACCATGAACGGATCGAGGTGCGCACGGGCATCGACTATTTCGAGATCCGCGAGCAGATCCCGGCGGGCACGCCGGTTGTCTATACCGGCCCCATCGACCGCTATTTCGGCTACCGCGCGGGCGAGCTGAAATGGCGCACCATCGATTTTGAGGAAGAGGTGCTCGACGTGGGCGACTTCCAGGGCACATCGGTGATGAATTATGCCGATGAGGACATTCCCTACACGCGCATTCTGGAGTTCCGCCACTTCAACCCCGAGCGCAACTACCAGACGGAAAAGACGGTGATCACGCGGGAATATTCCCGCTTTGCCGAGCGCCGCGACGAGCCCTACTATCCGATCAACACGGCGCAGGACAAGGAAACCTACCGGGCCTATCGTGAACTGGCGGATGCGGAAGAGAATGTGATCTTCGGCGGCCGCCTCGGCACCTATCGCTATCTCGACATGCACCAGGCGATCGGGGCTGCGCTGAAGTGCTTCGAGGCTGAGGTTGCGCCCCGGATGGTTTGAAGAACAAAATTTGTGGAATGGCGGTGTAAGAATGTCAAAGATTTATATTCAAAGTATGCCGAAGGCAGGGACGTATTTTTTCGGGGCCGTTCTTGAAAAACTAGGACTGTTGAATTCCGGATTTCATATACACGGCGGCTTTGTACAGCATACCTTGGCATACTCAGATGAAATTAATCGAGAGAGACCGACTGAAACAGAACTTGGTATCAATTGGACGACGGTTCTTCCAGCTTTACCAGAAAATAGTTTCTGCTTCGGTCATTTTCCCGCCTCGTTTTCTTCCTGGTGTTTTCCGCGTTACAAATATGTGATTGCGTATAGAGATCCTTCTGAAACCTTGGTCTCCGAATTCATCGACTTCAGGTTTCGACGGCGCGACTTGGCTTGGATTAGTAAAGCCGAAATCACAGATGATGGGGAAGCATTTGAGGCTTATCTAACGCTTCATGGCGTGTCTCACCACACAGTTTTATTTTCACACGTCATAGAATTGAGAAGAATTCTAGTGCGATCTGTAGCTCCTACGATGTTCCATCCTGAAAGGTTCGCTTTCTTTGATTTTAAGAAAGCTCGGGTGAGCGCTCAGGAAATATCGAGGCTGGCTGATTTTGTATTAGACGGAAAGAATGACATAGATTCTATTCAAATCCTTAGGGAATCTTTGGAAACTGAAACGAAAACAAAAGCCACAGATTTAAGAATAGATAGAGAGGCGCTTTGGACGAGTGAAGCTAAAAACATTTTTGGAAAGAGCCGCCTACCGCATCTGATAGAGGATGCTCAAAAAATAGGATTGTTATAGAGCTTTTTGCAACAGTTGAGCCTCCAGGTGGAAAGGTAAGGTGATGGGTTTGGATAATATCCGCGATGTGCGAAACGGAATTGATGTCTGTAGAAAAATTCTGAGTAGTAGCGATGAAGAATTTTCGTCAAGAAGATTCATTCTAGATTGTATTCTTGATTTTGGGATTATTCCAAATAATTGGGCACTAATGTCACGTTTTGGGGCAAATAGGAACACATCCCTGTTCGGATTAATACAGTATCCAACTGAGTTTGCTGATTTTCTGATGGCGCTTTCCAGGGTTCCTATAGAAAGCGCCATTGAAATTGGCGTTTTTAGAGGAGCTTCATCGTATTTCATATGCTCTGTTCTCCAAAGAGCAAATAAAAATGTAAAATACACGATGCTTGATATTGAGGATAATGTTATTGCATTTGATGAATTTAGTAGGTTTTTGAATATTATACCCGCTTTCAAAAAGACAAGTGATGATTTTGCTGGTCAGAAGTTTGATTTCGCGTTCATTGATGGCGATCATTCTTATGAAGGTGTCAATAAGGATATTATTAATATCGGGAATTTTGCAAAATGCGTCGCATTTCACGACATTTACGGTCATGAGTATAATAATTTGAATGGCGGAGTGGTTCGAGCATGGCGAGAGTTCGTTCAGGCGCATTGTATGGATATGAGTATTATGGAGTTTTCACACGCGCCTGAGCAATGGATGGGCTTAGGGTTGGCAATCCGAACGGATTGAGGTTTCCCAAAATTGCTCCGACGTTATCTGCGGGTAGGCTGTCTTGTAGGCCTCCCGCAATTTTTTGTAGCCGAGCAAAAAGCGCAGGCTGAGTGTCGCTACTTTGATTGCTTGTTTTATTCCTCTGAGCTGCTGAAATTGCACCGAGTAGGCTTGTGAGCCATCGGAGCTGATCACTCGTATCTTCTTTAATCCCCAAAGTATTGGAAGGTGGTTTCGGTCATGCACGCCAACTGTTCCTTCACGCAATGAGAGCCCCAGGCGCGGTAGGAAATGACCATTCAAAGTTAATTTCATCAAGCGCGCGCGCCACAAAGGGAGGACGCGTGGATACTCATAAACCGCGGTGGGTCGGCCCTCTCGTTGCTTCCAGCGCTCCTGCTGAACCAAGTCATTTATACTTTTACGCCGATTGCTATGCGTGAGATTGTTTTTGAAATAATCCGGCCCTTCAAGTACGTCTTCCCAGGAGAGCAAAAGGGAGTCCACGGTTTCATAATGAAGTTTGCAGATGTTTCTGAGTATAAACCATAGAGGAATTAATATTACATAAAACCTATTGCTTTTCAACTGAGGTGCACTCATGTGCTGAACTAGGCTATTTCTCAAGTCTAGATAAAGAGTCTGTGGAGACTCTTTCTCTTCGAAATCATCTTGAAATGATATGACGCCATTGATCGTCTGGATTGAAAACTCATTGTTCAAGGAGAAGCTTATATCGTCTCCACGAACAAAGAAGGGGAAAGGATAGTGCCGAGTAAGCCCTATCGGAAAGGCAAAGAACCACCAGCCGCCATAGAGCGTTGCCGGATCCGTGTTTTGGGTCTCCCGCTCGATTTCAATGATGGAATTAAACAACCGTAGATCGGAACCTTTGAAGCGCGGACGGCAAATTCTGTCGAACAGTGCACCATTCTCCCACATTCGCCATTTGTGATTGTTTGCAATCATGGCGCCGGCTATCGCGGTATTCTCTTTCGTTGCCAATTGAAGGAAGGCGTAGGTACGGTGGAGATTTTCCATGTGGAACGAGGCGTCGTCGTCCATGAATAGGCAGTGAGTGTAGCCTGCATTTTTCGCTTCCAAGAGCCCGCGCGCAAAGCCGCCTGATCCGCCGAAATTCGGGTTTTCGATATAGCGGATCTGGTTGTCGGTCTCGATCTTCGCCGATTTTCCATTGTCCACCACAAATACGCCGATATCTCCGCTGTAGGGATGGCCCGCCAAATAATCGCGAAGGCGTCGAGAAGTTTCCTCCACTTGGGCCTCGCGCTTAAAGGTGGTGATAGAGATCGCAAGCTTTATGTCGCGCAAGGGTTGTGTATCTGTGATAAAAGCTGCGCTCTCCAGTGTCCCTTCAGAGAGCGCTGTCAGCTCGAAATAAAGAATGCCGTTGCGCCATCGTTCATCGCTCCTATCAAGTTCGACGGAGAGGGGAGCTTCCGGTTCGAGCGAGACGACATCGTTGTACAACACCTCCCATGAGCGATTCAGATAGGCGCAATGTACCCGAAGCTGAAAACGGCCAGTGCCTGCAAGCCGAAGAAACAGTTTCCCCAACTTACACAGGCGTGACCACTTTCCGATGCTCAGGGCATTGAAGTAGGTGTCGAATGATAGCTTTCCTCCAGGAGAAAAGTGGAAATTCCTTTTCTCGAAACTTGCTGCGATCATGCCGCTGGTACGAAAATAGAGCTCGGTTTCAGTGCAGATTTCGTATTCCGGAAAAACCAGGTTCTGGAGGGTAATCATGAATCACTTACCTTGGGAGGGTACAATCATGAGGTGTATTGAACGATCCGGTCGTAAAATCCAACAGGTTTGTGTATGAACCAACTCAAATTTTGTTTTATCCACGTTGGACAGTGTCGAAAATTTTGATGGCTGATGAAAGCAGGGCCGGTTTGCGCATACGCGTTGCGGTCGTCTCCATGGATCCCGCGTTGCCGGAAGAAAGCGTGCTTGCGCGGCAGAAAGGGCTTATGGCCGGAGATGTTGTCCGCGTTGTGGCGGGGGAAGCGCAGCCGGAGACGGCCTTTGCCCTGAACTCCATCCCCTCCCGCCTCAACATGGGCGGGGCCGGCGGGTTTTCCTATGCCATCCTCTCGGCTCTGGCCGGCGGGGCCGAGTGGGTCTGGATCATGGATGACGATGCCTTTCCGGTCGGTGAGGATTGCCTCAAGACGCTTCTGGAAGAGGCGAAGGCGCGGGGGCTGGAGGTTGTTTCGCCCATCATCGTCGCGCCCGAGGACCAGCAGCGCCTGTCCTTTCCCTTCCGCGTGAACGGAAAGCTGACGCATGACCGCGCGGCGGTCGAGACGCTGGATTTCATCCCCTCCATGGCGCAGTTCTTCAATGGTGCGCTTGTGCACCGCGATGTCTTCTTCAAGGTCGGCCTGCCCGACATGCGGCTCTTCATCCGCGGCGATGAGGTGGATTTCATGGTGCGGCTCAGGCGCGCAGGCATCCGCTTCGGCACGGTCACAAATGCCGTGGTGGCCCACCCGCCGGGCTGGGGCGAGATCGTCCCGATCATTTCCGGCCGCGTCCATGTTCTCATTCCCGAAACCGAGTTCAAGCGCTATTACTTCTTCCGCAATCGCGGCTATCTGGCGCGCCGGCACCGGCGGCTGAAAAGCTTTGTGGGAGATCTGGTGCTCTATCCCTTTGTCTATATCGTCAAGCGGCGGTTCGACTGGGCGGGGCTCGCTTTCTGGTGGCGGGCCTTCCGCGACGGGCTGGCCTATCGCTTCGACCGTGCGCCGCATCTGAACCCGTGACCGGCGTCGAGACGGACACAGACAGGCGGATCGCCAGGGGCGTGGCGGTGGTGGTCGTCACCTATCGGCGGCCCGCCATGCTGGCGCAACTGCTGGAGAGCGTGGCGGGCTCGACCCTTTTGCCGGAGCACCTCGTCATCATCGACAATGCCAGCGGCGACGAGACGCCCGCCGTGGTGGAGGCGGCGCGCGCTGCCCTTGGGCCGGTCGAGCTCGACTATCGCCTGCTTGAGCGCAATCTGGGTGGGGCAGGCGGCTTTCACGAGGGGGTTCGCCTGGCCCACGCGGCCGGCGCGGAATGGATGTGGCTGATGGACGACGATGTGGCGCTCGCCCCTTCCGGGCTCGAGACGCTGCTTGCCCATGCCGGCCGATATCGCTGCCTGATGGGAGAGCGCGAGAACAGCGACGGCAGGCCGTTCTTCTTCCAGAACGTCTTTTTTCCCGCCCTCGGCGTGGCGCTGCCGCGCCCCGGCAACCTCTTTCGACGCGCCGATGTATGGCACACGAACCTCGCCACGTTCGAGGGCCTTTTCGTGCACCGCTCGGTGGTCGATGCGATCGGCTTTCCCGATCCGCGCTTCTTCATCACCTGGGACGATCTCGCCTATGGCTGGCTGGCCTCGCATGTGACCGATGTCGTGTGCGTGAAAGGAGTGGTGCTGCAGCGCCTGCGCCATCAGAGGCAGATCAGCCTGGGCGTGCGGCATCTGGCCGAGGCGTCGGATCTCTCGCGCTTCTACATGATGCGCAATCGCGGGCTGCTCGTGCACTATCTGCGCGCGAGGGGCCGCTACAGGCCGATCCCCTTCGCCTTCGGTACGGCGCTGGTCGCCCTCAAGGAAGTCCTGCGGCTGGTGGCGGTGGAGCGCCGGTTGAAGGGGATGGGAAGCATCACGCGGGGCATGCGCGAGGCGCGGCGCATCGCGCGTGACGATGCGTGGTCGGGCCTGCCTGAGGTGCCGCCGGCAGACCGCCCATGACGAGAGCCGCACCCTGACGCATGATCCTTCAGCGCGCGGGGATTGCGGCCCTCAAAGCAGAGCTTTTCTCCAGCGGTGAGGCGTCTGCGGCCCGCATTCTGCCGGTTGAACCTCCCGTGCCCAAGGCGTGTTGCACGTTCTTGCGCGGTTGCCGCTTCTATGCGTCGCGGCCTTTGCCTGCCACCGATGCGTGCCATGGGGTCAGCCAGCCACGCAGTTGCGCGATCAGCGTGTAGAGCGTCAGGCCGATCAGCGTCAGAAGCACGATGACGGCGAAGAGGCCGGGGACCTGCAGCTCCTGAAGCATGGCGACGGCGAGATAGCCGAGACCCTCATTGCCGCCGATGAACTCGCCGACAATGGCGCCGATCATGGACATCACCACCGCCACCTCCATGCCAGCCAGAACCACCGGCAGGGCAGTGGGAAGGTCGAGCATGGTGAAGCGCTGGATCGGGTTTGCCTGCAGCATGACGAACACGTCGCGGTCACCCGGTTCAACGGAGCGGAAGGCCACGAGTGCGTTCGAGAACACCGGGAAAAAGGAAAGCGCTGCGGCGATGACGATCTTCGATTCCAGCCCGAAGCCGAACC
This region includes:
- a CDS encoding ABC transporter permease, with protein sequence MTLIEMLKGAREEIASGFRRYPVWVALARESIGDQHRRTTLGPLWLVLNYFLFAGAFVVVFGHSNQIENFPAYVATGLYVWLLMSEAINMAVPLFRREANYIQGTTLPLFVYVMRLAMQTVIRGAYSGAGWIVLMLFLVQPSLEQWLMAFAGLAVIVLALPAVITVFALLGAFFPDFEFITSNVMRVGMFLTPIFWIHGNDGGLRQMLYEYNPFTHFLAIVREPIISGELPVMELVLCLGISAFAWVLAFFLLGALRKKVVFVV
- a CDS encoding SDR family oxidoreductase produces the protein MKHTRFGPKGWTPERLGNLAGKTFVITGANAGAGFQAARILLSKDAEVVMLNRSAEKSAAAVKELKQEFGAAAPVRFVRMDLAEQASVRMAAEEVLKTTPRIDALICNAAIAQVPTRKLTADGFESQLGTNHYGHFTLCGMLFDRIEATKGRIVVVASLGYNMGLKTIRFDDMNWDKGYGANAAYSQSKLAQMMFAYELQDRAKAAGRNVEVYVCHPGSSATSLISTSGSRTMRLVWWLMTKTPMVQTAEQGAYPEIMCATEAALTEQRALYGPTGAREFVGPVGRGTLNAHAHDKPVMVGLWERSEKDTGFCWGL
- a CDS encoding ABC transporter ATP-binding protein, translating into MTVSIKAQSVGLRYRILRPLTLRPKDKRLLKTGGTISGSGRRQHVQALEDVSFELSAGDRLGLVGANGAGKTTLLKMLYGIMEPTSGSLSISGRVDALFNINLGFRPEATGRRNIELRGLINGWTRRQIEEAMPEIIEFSELGDFIDMPFKSYSQGMAARLAFSVATTLTPEILLMDEWIGAGDAAFQKKAGERMNALTGQAGIVVLASHNDKLIQRVCNKVLVLEKGRVKKFAPLEKKPA
- a CDS encoding ABC transporter permease, yielding MGTDRLIRVALPVATVALFLTAWTVYVRTAEVSAFILPTPFQIVVAFIDLVSDATVWQHALVTVIEAVSGFLIAVFLGITLGMAMARVQMLEWAFKPFIVCLQLIPKIALAPLFILWFGFGLESKIVIAAALSFFPVFSNALVAFRSVEPGDRDVFVMLQANPIQRFTMLDLPTALPVVLAGMEVAVVMSMIGAIVGEFIGGNEGLGYLAVAMLQELQVPGLFAVIVLLTLIGLTLYTLIAQLRGWLTPWHASVAGKGRDA
- a CDS encoding class I SAM-dependent methyltransferase, whose translation is MGLDNIRDVRNGIDVCRKILSSSDEEFSSRRFILDCILDFGIIPNNWALMSRFGANRNTSLFGLIQYPTEFADFLMALSRVPIESAIEIGVFRGASSYFICSVLQRANKNVKYTMLDIEDNVIAFDEFSRFLNIIPAFKKTSDDFAGQKFDFAFIDGDHSYEGVNKDIINIGNFAKCVAFHDIYGHEYNNLNGGVVRAWREFVQAHCMDMSIMEFSHAPEQWMGLGLAIRTD
- a CDS encoding TetR/AcrR family transcriptional regulator produces the protein MKLTDKKRKNILDAAVQEFREQGFPAARVNRIADLAEVSKRTLYKHFASKELLFAAITDILLEEIAAMPKLRYRPDARLREQLIGAVRAYVGHLTGEQYMGLNRLVMSELLRDQELAQAFFAKAAMQDGPISGLIGEAMQAGALREAEPGFAAGQLLSMVKHFLVWPRFLMGADTEVDPDAVIADCTDMFLAHYLPER
- a CDS encoding glycosyltransferase family 2 protein, with protein sequence MADESRAGLRIRVAVVSMDPALPEESVLARQKGLMAGDVVRVVAGEAQPETAFALNSIPSRLNMGGAGGFSYAILSALAGGAEWVWIMDDDAFPVGEDCLKTLLEEAKARGLEVVSPIIVAPEDQQRLSFPFRVNGKLTHDRAAVETLDFIPSMAQFFNGALVHRDVFFKVGLPDMRLFIRGDEVDFMVRLRRAGIRFGTVTNAVVAHPPGWGEIVPIISGRVHVLIPETEFKRYYFFRNRGYLARRHRRLKSFVGDLVLYPFVYIVKRRFDWAGLAFWWRAFRDGLAYRFDRAPHLNP
- a CDS encoding glycosyltransferase, whose product is MITLQNLVFPEYEICTETELYFRTSGMIAASFEKRNFHFSPGGKLSFDTYFNALSIGKWSRLCKLGKLFLRLAGTGRFQLRVHCAYLNRSWEVLYNDVVSLEPEAPLSVELDRSDERWRNGILYFELTALSEGTLESAAFITDTQPLRDIKLAISITTFKREAQVEETSRRLRDYLAGHPYSGDIGVFVVDNGKSAKIETDNQIRYIENPNFGGSGGFARGLLEAKNAGYTHCLFMDDDASFHMENLHRTYAFLQLATKENTAIAGAMIANNHKWRMWENGALFDRICRPRFKGSDLRLFNSIIEIERETQNTDPATLYGGWWFFAFPIGLTRHYPFPFFVRGDDISFSLNNEFSIQTINGVISFQDDFEEKESPQTLYLDLRNSLVQHMSAPQLKSNRFYVILIPLWFILRNICKLHYETVDSLLLSWEDVLEGPDYFKNNLTHSNRRKSINDLVQQERWKQREGRPTAVYEYPRVLPLWRARLMKLTLNGHFLPRLGLSLREGTVGVHDRNHLPILWGLKKIRVISSDGSQAYSVQFQQLRGIKQAIKVATLSLRFLLGYKKLREAYKTAYPQITSEQFWETSIRSDCQP
- the glf gene encoding UDP-galactopyranose mutase, yielding MDFSQYDLVIVGAGFFGATIAERAANELGRRVLVIDRRDHIGGNAYTHTCPRTGIEIHKYGAHLFHTPNKVVWDYLNRFTAFTDYRHRVFTSYKGQAYMMPINLGTICQFFGRRMSPDEARALIAEQAGELAGHDPQNLEEKAISLIGRPLYEAFIRGYTAKQWQTDPRELPASIITRLPVRYTFDNRYFNDTYEGLPVDGYTAIFERMLDHERIEVRTGIDYFEIREQIPAGTPVVYTGPIDRYFGYRAGELKWRTIDFEEEVLDVGDFQGTSVMNYADEDIPYTRILEFRHFNPERNYQTEKTVITREYSRFAERRDEPYYPINTAQDKETYRAYRELADAEENVIFGGRLGTYRYLDMHQAIGAALKCFEAEVAPRMV
- a CDS encoding glycosyltransferase; the protein is MTGVETDTDRRIARGVAVVVVTYRRPAMLAQLLESVAGSTLLPEHLVIIDNASGDETPAVVEAARAALGPVELDYRLLERNLGGAGGFHEGVRLAHAAGAEWMWLMDDDVALAPSGLETLLAHAGRYRCLMGERENSDGRPFFFQNVFFPALGVALPRPGNLFRRADVWHTNLATFEGLFVHRSVVDAIGFPDPRFFITWDDLAYGWLASHVTDVVCVKGVVLQRLRHQRQISLGVRHLAEASDLSRFYMMRNRGLLVHYLRARGRYRPIPFAFGTALVALKEVLRLVAVERRLKGMGSITRGMREARRIARDDAWSGLPEVPPADRP